One stretch of Apis cerana isolate GH-2021 linkage group LG8, AcerK_1.0, whole genome shotgun sequence DNA includes these proteins:
- the LOC107997054 gene encoding twinfilin isoform X2: protein MSHQTGIRANDALKKLFTKCRDGKIRVLKVSIENEELIPAAFSKPMNKWQDDYDKMIKPLIIENQPAYILYRLDTKSSDSGYDWLFISWSPDTAPVRQKMLYASTKATLKQEFGTASIKEELHGTVPEDITLEGYHKYKRNNAAPAPLTTAEEELAELRKNIVTTDYSVETRHQTLSGVAFPVTDEAKQAITELGKGIHEYVQLKIDLEEEKIHLVMACEISLDKLPTKVPSDSARYHLYNFKHTHEGDYMECIVFIYSMPGYSCSIKERMLYSSCKAPLLEFIQSLGVIITKKLEVNSGEELADMLEDPPIIKETAAITSATPSTLYASPQSIPEKKSKQKRSCILS, encoded by the exons ATGTCACATCAAACAGGAATCAGag CGAACGATGCacttaaaaagttatttaccAAATGTCGAGATGGAAAAATACGAGTTTTGAAAGTTTCTATCGAAAATG aGGAACTAATACCTGCTGCTTTTTCGAAGCCAATGAACAAATGGCAAGATGATTATGATAAGATGATCAAGCCACTAATCATTGAAAATCAACCTGCATATATTCTTTATCGACTAGATACTAAGTCTTCTGATTCTGGTTATGATtggttatttatttcttggtCACCTGATACTGCACCAGTTAgacaaaaaatgttatatgcaTCAACTAAAGCAACTCTAAAACAAGAATTTGGAACTGCttctataaaagaagaattacaTGGTACAGTACCAGAAGATATAACATTAGAAggttatcataaatataaaagaaataatgctGCACCAGCACCATTAACTACAGCAGAAGAAGAATTAGCAGaacttagaaaaaatatagttacTACAGATTACAGTGTAGAAACAAGACATCAAACATTAAGTGGAGTTGCTTTCCCTGTGACAGATGAAGCAAAACAAGCAATTACAGAACTTGGTAAAGGTATACATGAATATGTTcagttaaaaattgatttagaaGAGGAAAAGATACATTTAGTAATGGCTTGTGAAATTTCACTGGATAAATTACCAACAAAAGTTCCATCTGATTCTGCTAGATatcatctttataattttaagcaCACACATGAAGGAGATTACATGGAATGTATAg tatttatatatagcatGCCTGGATATAGTTGCAGTATTAAGGAAAGAATGTTATATTCATCATGTAAAGCACCACTTCTAGAATTTATTCAATCACTTGGAGtgattataacaaaaaag TTGGAAGTAAATAGTGGTGAGGAATTGGCAGACATGTTGGAAGACCCTCCAATCATAAAAGAAACAGCTGCAATAACTTCTGCAACTCCATCAACGCTCTATGCTTCTCCTCAATCTATACCAGAGAAAAAGTCAAAACAGAAGAGATCTTGTATCTTGAGTTAA